In a single window of the Christensenella timonensis genome:
- a CDS encoding recombinase family protein codes for MLQSNKITALYCRLSQEDMQAGESGSIQHQKMILQRYADEHHFLNTKFFVDDGFSGVSFEREGLQAMLQEVEAGRVATVITKDLSRLGRNYLKTGELIEIVFPENGVRYIAINDGVDTAREDNEFTPLRNWFNEFYARDTSKKIRAVKQAQAQKGERVNGEYPYGYIPDPNNRHHLIPDPETAPIVKQVFAMFVSGVRMCEIQKWLAENKVLTIGALRYQRTGQARYQRAMIAPYTWPDKTLYDILARQEYLGHTITAKTHKVSYKSKKTRKNEEEQRYFFPNTHEPLVDEETFELAQKRIATRHRPTKAAEIDIFSGLLFCAGCRHKMYYQQGVNIEPRKFSYSCGAWRNRARTGSECTSHYIRKNVLLDLVLEDMRRVLRYVKEHEQDFICKATEYGDMEARKALAQQQKELFKAQARMTELDTLFRKLYEDNALGRLTDERFVFLTSGYEDEKKSLAARIDELQQQIATVTERKRDISRFIQIVGKYSDIQELTYENVHEFIDRILIHELDRETNTRKIEIHYSFVGQVDTEQEPTQVVNHDRRNMVDVKSIAI; via the coding sequence ATGTTACAGTCGAATAAAATCACCGCCCTTTACTGCCGTTTAAGTCAAGAGGATATGCAAGCCGGAGAAAGCGGAAGCATACAGCACCAAAAAATGATACTTCAACGCTATGCGGACGAACACCATTTTTTGAACACAAAGTTTTTTGTGGACGACGGATTTTCCGGCGTGAGTTTTGAGCGCGAGGGGCTGCAAGCGATGTTGCAGGAAGTGGAAGCCGGACGAGTGGCGACGGTCATTACCAAAGACCTTTCCCGTCTTGGCAGAAACTATCTGAAAACGGGCGAACTCATAGAGATTGTATTTCCCGAAAACGGAGTACGCTATATCGCGATCAACGACGGAGTTGACACAGCGCGGGAGGATAACGAGTTTACCCCCTTGCGGAACTGGTTTAACGAGTTTTACGCCCGCGACACAAGCAAGAAAATCCGCGCAGTTAAACAGGCACAGGCGCAAAAAGGCGAGCGCGTCAACGGGGAATATCCATACGGCTATATCCCAGACCCGAACAACCGCCACCACCTTATACCCGACCCGGAAACCGCGCCGATTGTCAAACAGGTTTTCGCTATGTTTGTTAGCGGCGTGCGTATGTGCGAAATCCAAAAATGGCTTGCGGAAAACAAAGTCTTGACGATTGGAGCGTTGCGCTATCAGCGTACAGGACAGGCGCGGTATCAGCGGGCAATGATCGCCCCCTATACTTGGCCGGACAAAACGCTCTATGACATATTAGCAAGGCAGGAATATTTAGGGCATACCATAACCGCGAAAACTCACAAGGTATCCTACAAGTCGAAAAAGACCCGGAAGAACGAAGAAGAACAACGCTATTTCTTCCCAAACACCCATGAGCCGCTTGTTGACGAGGAAACCTTTGAACTTGCGCAAAAGCGGATTGCTACCCGCCACCGCCCGACAAAAGCAGCGGAGATTGATATTTTTTCCGGCTTGCTGTTTTGCGCTGGTTGCAGACATAAGATGTATTACCAACAGGGCGTAAATATCGAGCCGCGCAAGTTTTCCTATTCTTGCGGCGCATGGCGCAACAGGGCAAGGACAGGCAGCGAGTGTACCTCTCATTATATCCGCAAAAACGTACTTCTTGATTTAGTGCTGGAAGATATGCGGCGGGTTTTGCGGTATGTTAAGGAACACGAACAGGACTTTATCTGTAAAGCTACCGAGTACGGCGACATGGAAGCGAGAAAGGCATTAGCGCAGCAGCAAAAGGAACTTTTCAAAGCACAGGCGCGTATGACCGAACTTGACACGCTTTTCCGCAAGCTGTATGAGGACAACGCATTAGGCAGACTGACAGATGAACGGTTTGTGTTTCTAACTTCCGGCTATGAGGACGAAAAGAAATCCCTTGCCGCAAGGATAGACGAGTTACAACAGCAGATCGCAACCGTTACCGAGCGAAAAAGGGATATATCAAGGTTTATTCAGATTGTCGGGAAATACAGCGACATACAGGAATTGACCTATGAAAACGTCCATGAGTTTATCGACCGTATTTTGATACATGAATTAGACCGGGAAACCAACACCCGGAAAATCGAAATCCATTATAGCTTTGTCGGACAGGTTGATACCGAGCAGGAGCCGACGCAAGTTGTCAACCATGACCGCCGCAACATGGTAGATGTAAAAAGTATCGCTATCTAA
- a CDS encoding cysteine-rich KTR domain-containing protein produces the protein MLKKYWIKCPICNGKTRVQVFHNTVLKDFPLFCPKCKLTHIIDVEKLEIVIKNTEKQTFII, from the coding sequence ATGCTTAAAAAATATTGGATAAAATGTCCGATTTGTAACGGAAAGACGAGAGTTCAAGTATTTCATAATACTGTATTAAAAGATTTTCCTCTTTTCTGCCCTAAATGCAAATTGACGCATATCATTGATGTAGAAAAATTAGAGATTGTAATCAAAAATACAGAAAAACAAACTTTTATTATTTAG
- a CDS encoding helix-turn-helix domain-containing protein — protein sequence MRNMILQNVSLSTNLKRLRADSGLSQSKVVAQMNLLGSPLDRPAYAKIELGKRNIKVTDLVALQQVYNVDFAEFFKGIKPHE from the coding sequence ATGAGAAATATGATTCTTCAAAATGTGAGTTTATCTACAAATTTAAAACGGTTGCGGGCTGATTCTGGTTTGTCACAAAGCAAAGTAGTTGCACAAATGAATTTATTAGGGAGTCCTCTTGATCGTCCAGCCTATGCAAAAATAGAACTTGGGAAACGCAATATAAAGGTGACGGATTTGGTTGCGCTCCAGCAAGTTTATAATGTGGATTTTGCAGAGTTTTTTAAAGGAATTAAGCCGCACGAGTAA
- a CDS encoding relaxase/mobilization nuclease domain-containing protein — MAVTKTHPIKSTLKAAIDYILNPEKTDGKLLASSFGCGLETADIEFAWTREAAGDRGTHLGRHLIQSFAVGETTPEEAHKIGMELAGAVLGGKYEFVLTTHVDKDHLHNHLIFNAVSFVDYKKYHSNKQSYHFIRRTSDRICKEHGLSVVVPGQDKGKSYAEYTAEKQGTSYKAKLKTAIDTLIPQVKDFDELLRRLQEMGYEIKQGKYISFRAAGQERFTRTKTLGAAYTEEAIKERIKGVYVAKTKTLREDKKIRLVVDLENSIKAQQSAGYERWAKIHNLKQAAKSMNFLTENKIEYYSELESKIADIMTAHDAAAKAIKEVEQRMSDLSLLIKHTTTYRQLKPIYDEYRKSPDKEKYLRGHESEIILFEAAARALKEMQIKKLPDLAALRKEYRSLNDRKTKLYEDYRQAKKQMQEYGVVKKNVDSILYPSQSRAREQER, encoded by the coding sequence ATGGCGGTTACAAAGACGCACCCTATTAAATCAACCTTAAAGGCTGCGATAGACTATATCTTAAATCCCGAAAAGACAGACGGGAAGCTGCTTGCGTCCTCTTTCGGCTGCGGGCTGGAAACCGCCGATATTGAGTTTGCATGGACGCGGGAAGCTGCCGGAGATCGCGGCACACATTTAGGGCGGCACTTGATACAATCCTTTGCGGTGGGAGAAACCACACCGGAAGAAGCGCACAAAATCGGCATGGAACTTGCCGGGGCGGTATTAGGCGGCAAGTATGAGTTTGTTTTGACAACTCACGTCGATAAAGACCATCTGCATAATCACTTGATTTTCAACGCGGTTAGCTTCGTTGACTACAAAAAGTACCATTCCAACAAGCAAAGCTATCACTTTATCCGGCGCACCAGCGACAGGATATGTAAAGAGCATGGGCTATCCGTCGTCGTACCGGGACAGGACAAGGGAAAAAGCTATGCAGAATACACCGCCGAAAAGCAAGGGACAAGCTACAAAGCAAAGCTGAAAACGGCGATAGATACTCTCATTCCCCAAGTGAAAGATTTTGACGAACTGCTGCGCCGCTTGCAGGAAATGGGGTATGAAATCAAACAGGGCAAATACATTTCCTTTCGCGCTGCCGGACAGGAACGGTTTACCCGCACAAAGACGCTCGGCGCGGCCTATACGGAAGAAGCGATAAAGGAGCGTATCAAGGGCGTGTATGTTGCCAAAACAAAAACGCTGCGGGAAGATAAGAAAATCCGGCTTGTCGTCGATCTTGAAAACAGTATCAAAGCCCAACAGTCGGCGGGCTATGAACGGTGGGCAAAAATCCATAATCTGAAACAGGCTGCTAAAAGCATGAACTTCCTAACCGAAAACAAGATTGAGTATTATAGCGAACTTGAAAGCAAGATAGCCGATATTATGACCGCTCATGACGCGGCGGCAAAGGCGATTAAGGAAGTGGAACAGCGTATGTCTGATTTGTCGCTGCTTATCAAGCACACCACCACATACCGACAGTTAAAACCGATTTACGATGAATACCGAAAATCGCCGGACAAGGAAAAGTATCTGCGGGGGCATGAAAGCGAAATTATCCTGTTTGAAGCTGCGGCAAGGGCATTAAAGGAAATGCAGATAAAGAAGCTGCCCGATCTCGCCGCGCTGCGCAAGGAGTATAGAAGCTTAAACGACAGGAAAACCAAATTGTATGAAGATTATCGGCAAGCCAAGAAGCAAATGCAGGAATACGGCGTTGTCAAAAAGAACGTCGATAGTATTCTTTACCCGTCCCAAAGCAGGGCGCGGGAGCAGGAGCGATAA
- a CDS encoding transposon-encoded TnpW family protein, translated as MDKKQTITTERKIGKITYLVQALPSEKATDTIHKKIEKLIVKDLQKKPGNPGFLASE; from the coding sequence ATGGATAAAAAACAGACAATTACAACCGAACGCAAAATAGGGAAAATCACCTATCTTGTTCAAGCGTTGCCGAGTGAAAAGGCAACCGATACAATCCATAAAAAGATTGAGAAACTCATTGTAAAGGATTTGCAGAAAAAGCCCGGAAATCCGGGCTTTTTAGCGTCCGAGTAG
- a CDS encoding plasmid mobilization protein, protein MENRKRNIQMKFYVTEEEKRLIDEKMKQLPIKQYGAYFRKMAIDGYILVVDRSDTKAYIRELQAVSRNINQIAKRANATGTVYRQDIEDIKKAVDEIWRLQRRTLLNQP, encoded by the coding sequence ATGGAAAACCGAAAGAGAAATATACAGATGAAGTTTTACGTTACGGAAGAAGAAAAGCGGCTGATCGACGAGAAGATGAAGCAGCTTCCCATAAAGCAGTATGGGGCATACTTCCGTAAAATGGCGATAGACGGGTATATTCTTGTCGTTGACCGAAGCGACACAAAAGCATATATCCGGGAACTGCAAGCGGTGAGCCGGAACATCAACCAAATTGCAAAACGCGCCAATGCGACGGGGACGGTTTACAGGCAGGATATAGAGGACATTAAAAAGGCGGTGGACGAGATATGGCGGTTACAAAGACGCACCCTATTAAATCAACCTTAA
- a CDS encoding sigma-70 family RNA polymerase sigma factor, giving the protein MELSSSDKERIQHQYDALAKKTLVGEAKSHRRTLAKRAAREVTFSDLSESELAQLFTTDEYESDYFRFQVSGFDVLVKNELLAEALNALPERKRDIILLSYFLDMSDAEIGELLNVVRTTVFRHRKSALAKIKQYLEGKADDEYR; this is encoded by the coding sequence ATGGAGCTATCTTCTTCCGACAAGGAAAGAATACAACATCAGTACGACGCATTAGCAAAGAAAACTTTGGTCGGCGAAGCGAAAAGCCACCGTCGCACTCTTGCGAAACGCGCAGCACGCGAAGTTACTTTTTCGGATTTGAGCGAAAGCGAACTCGCGCAGCTTTTCACAACGGACGAATACGAAAGCGATTATTTCCGTTTTCAAGTGTCCGGCTTTGATGTACTCGTCAAAAATGAACTGCTTGCCGAAGCCCTTAACGCTTTGCCCGAAAGGAAACGCGACATTATCCTTTTGTCCTACTTCTTGGATATGAGCGACGCGGAAATTGGCGAACTGCTGAATGTTGTACGCACGACGGTTTTCCGGCACAGGAAATCCGCGCTTGCGAAAATCAAACAGTATTTGGAGGGAAAAGCAGATGATGAATACCGTTAG
- a CDS encoding helix-turn-helix domain-containing protein, with product MMNTVRKSENLLPFPVISAAANGDTTAMCAILKHYEGYIAKLCTRTLKDDAGNTYSYVDEEMRNRLQVRLITRTLAFHVG from the coding sequence ATGATGAATACCGTTAGGAAGTCTGAAAATCTGTTGCCGTTCCCTGTCATTTCCGCAGCGGCAAACGGCGACACAACCGCCATGTGCGCGATCTTGAAGCACTACGAGGGTTACATAGCGAAACTTTGTACCCGCACGCTGAAAGACGACGCGGGCAATACCTATTCCTATGTGGACGAGGAAATGCGTAACAGGCTGCAAGTGCGCCTTATTACCCGCACCCTTGCTTTTCATGTAGGATAA
- the rlmN gene encoding 23S rRNA (adenine(2503)-C(2))-methyltransferase RlmN, which produces MKRLPKYTPAEVRNDPYGFTYKEMSEVIGENEAKALYEELYKQLPRKKNLSMLVKNICKSSDTEKYVYELKDNKYIETVFIKRRDGGTVCVSTQVGCPVGCIFCESGRNGFVRNLTSSEIVQQIILLRRKVNRIVFMGMGEPLFNYDNLIKAIHILRDRYGLNFPTDGITISTVGPVDQLKKLREEHLKIQLTISLHAATQSARNRIIPHMRIYAIEDVVKQALSYSERHNRKIVFAYLLLPGINDRPSDVRQLAKWFRGKKVMINVLQYNPTSNSRIKAPQKREIVAFKHQLEQAGLEVTMRVSHGREINAACGQLANTYNKFKKK; this is translated from the coding sequence ATGAAACGTTTACCTAAATATACGCCTGCGGAAGTACGGAATGATCCATACGGATTTACTTACAAAGAAATGTCGGAAGTTATTGGCGAGAATGAAGCAAAAGCCTTATATGAAGAATTATATAAGCAATTACCACGCAAAAAAAATCTATCAATGTTGGTAAAAAATATTTGCAAAAGCAGTGATACTGAAAAGTATGTTTACGAACTGAAAGACAACAAATACATTGAAACGGTTTTTATCAAGCGGCGAGATGGTGGAACTGTTTGCGTGAGCACACAAGTCGGTTGTCCTGTTGGTTGTATTTTTTGTGAGTCCGGGCGAAATGGCTTTGTTCGTAATCTAACATCGTCAGAAATCGTACAACAGATTATATTGTTGCGTCGAAAAGTAAACCGTATCGTTTTTATGGGTATGGGAGAGCCTTTATTCAATTATGACAACTTGATAAAAGCAATCCATATTCTCCGAGATAGATATGGGCTCAACTTTCCAACCGACGGCATTACCATATCAACAGTTGGTCCGGTCGATCAATTAAAAAAATTGCGCGAGGAACATCTTAAAATTCAGTTGACAATATCTTTACACGCAGCAACACAATCTGCAAGAAATCGTATTATTCCTCACATGCGCATATATGCTATTGAAGATGTTGTTAAGCAAGCCTTATCCTATTCTGAAAGGCATAATCGCAAAATTGTCTTTGCGTATTTGCTTTTACCGGGTATAAATGACCGGCCCTCAGATGTAAGACAACTTGCAAAATGGTTTCGGGGCAAAAAAGTTATGATTAACGTGTTACAATACAACCCAACAAGCAATTCAAGAATTAAAGCACCACAGAAACGGGAAATAGTTGCATTCAAACATCAATTAGAGCAAGCAGGACTTGAAGTTACTATGAGAGTTTCTCATGGCAGAGAGATTAACGCGGCTTGTGGACAGTTAGCTAACACATATAATAAATTCAAAAAAAAATGA
- a CDS encoding helix-turn-helix transcriptional regulator, producing MAKRPVPLYDFKAFGAAIKAARNEYGESRKKVSDELYISPRYLANIENKGQQPSLQVFYDLVTRYHISVDQFFFPNSNAEKSTGRRQLDALLDGMSDKGIRIVTATAREITEVEKAED from the coding sequence ATGGCAAAAAGACCCGTACCATTGTACGACTTTAAGGCTTTCGGGGCAGCTATAAAAGCCGCGAGAAATGAATACGGCGAGAGCCGCAAAAAGGTAAGCGACGAGTTATATATTTCCCCGCGCTACCTTGCGAATATCGAGAACAAGGGACAACAGCCGAGTTTACAGGTATTCTATGACCTTGTAACCCGGTATCATATTTCGGTAGATCAATTTTTCTTCCCGAACAGCAATGCGGAGAAATCCACCGGGCGGCGGCAGCTTGACGCGCTGCTGGACGGTATGAGCGATAAAGGCATACGGATTGTAACCGCAACAGCAAGGGAGATAACGGAAGTCGAAAAAGCAGAGGATTAA